The Heptranchias perlo isolate sHepPer1 chromosome 40, sHepPer1.hap1, whole genome shotgun sequence genome has a window encoding:
- the LOC137305340 gene encoding ferritin heavy chain, oocyte isoform-like, with protein sequence MESQVCQNYHKECEDGVNKQINMELYSSYVYLSMSYYFDRDDVALRHFAEFFKEQSHEEREHAEKLLKFQNQRGGRIILEDIKKPEQDEWSNGLEVMQRALQMEKNVNQSLLDLHKLSTERTDPHLCDFLESHYLDEQVKMIKKLGDHITNLKRLGAPENGMGVYLFDKLTLGESD encoded by the exons ATGGAGTCCCAAGTGTGtcagaactatcacaaggagtgtgaggatggtgtcaacaaacagatcaatatggagctctattcctcctatgtttaccTCTCCATG tcctattactttgaccgggatgatgttgccctgcgtcactttgctgagttcttcaaggagcagtcacatgaggaacgggagcacgctgagaaactgctgaaattccagaatcagcgtggaGGCCGAATCATCTTGGAGGACATCAAG AAGCCAGAGCAagatgagtggagcaatggtctggaggtgatgcagagagctctgcagatggagaagaatgtgaaccagagtctgctggatctgcacaaactgtccactgagaggacagaccctcat ttgtgtgacttcctggagagccactacttggatgaacaagtgaagatgatcaagaagcttggagatcacatcaccaacctgaagagactgggagcccctgagaatggcatgggagtgtacctgtttgacaagctcaccctgggggagagtgattaa
- the LOC137305342 gene encoding ferritin heavy chain-like, producing MQRALQMEKNVNQSLLDLHKLSTERTDPHLCDFLETHYLDEQVKMIKKLGDHITNLKRLGAPENGMGVYLFDKLTLGESD from the exons atgcagagagctctgcagatggagaagaatgtgaaccagagtctgctggatctgcacaaactctccactgagaggacagaccctcat ttgtgtgacttcctggagacccactacttggatgaacaagtgaagatgatcaagaagcttggagatcacatcaccaacctgaagagactgggagcccctgagaatggcatgggagtgtacctgtttgacaagctcaccctgggggagagtgattaa
- the LOC137305411 gene encoding ferritin heavy chain, oocyte isoform-like codes for MASQVCQNYHKECEDGVNKQINMELYSSYVYLSMSYYFDRDDVALRHFAEFFKEQSHEEREHAEKLLKFQNQRGGRIILSDVKKPEQDEWSNGLEVMQRALQMEKDVNQSLLDLHKLSTERTDPHLCDFLETHYLDEQVKMIKKLGDHITNLKRLGAPENGMGVYLFDKLTLGESD; via the exons ATGGCTTCCCAAGTGTGtcagaactatcacaaggagtgtgaggatggtgtcaacaagcagatcaatatggagctctattcctcctatgtttaccTCTCCATG tcctattactttgaccgggatgatgttgccctgcgtcactttgcggagttcttcaaggagcagtcacatgaggaacgggagcacgctgagaaactgctgaaattccagaatcagcgtggaGGCCGAATCATCTTGTCTGACGTCAAG aagccagagcaggatgagtggagcaatggtctggaggtgatgcagagagctctgcagatggagaaggatgtgaaccagagtctgctggatctgcacaaactgtccactgagaggacagaccctcat ttgtgtgacttcctggagacccactacttggatgaacaagtgaagatgatcaagaagcttggcgatcacatcaccaacctgaagagactgggagcccctgagaatggcatgggagtgtacctgtttgacaagctcaccctgggggagagtgattaa